From the Daucus carota subsp. sativus chromosome 8, DH1 v3.0, whole genome shotgun sequence genome, one window contains:
- the LOC108199844 gene encoding receptor like protein kinase S.2-like isoform X2, with the protein MFFAHLWIYTIFMDNKASETRAFSCDIVNLVILVLAILDIIAYKLRELDEAKYDGKDKMVLMSPGQLCRRFSLDEILCATHNFDSKYLIGKGGSAKVYKGMIDNGETPVAIKRLSFVSKEAGGSVFSTEIEMLSRFRHSQLVSLIGYCDESREMILVFEYIPSGTLSDHLHRSFEKGYDSLSWIQRLRICIGAAQGLNYLHTGTSTHQRVIHRDVKSTNILLDDNLEAKIADFGISKIAELNQGCSCVSTAVRGTFGYMDPAYFSTGRLTRKSDVYAFGVVLFEVLSGRRAVDLSRDDEQSGLAGWAQNCVNEGRISEIIDANLETQISENSLLAFVKIAYRCLDRKPSCRPTMAEVVVVLEFSLALQESPDSSRVVGAIPSDSVQNSTAVEVVYGAHQMKPFEMNRTRITFSRKVFQILSTPIRALSVHSSNAKNSSYNRSKNSVFSNRVRLNKIRAWLETNKIDVYPEAKGLMMTANVRRFNLAELCSATRGFSPDMLLATGKRGRFYIGWLDEDTYAPSSTGTGMAVVIRRYNLDIFRAMQMEVDLCGRYSHPNLVKLLGFCLEGQEFLLCFEYSTKGNLERYAYKENGKSLSWVIWLKILLGAARYLAFLHCSEDHVIYGDFKLAHVLLDEGFNPKVYISGGARFAPADGDMLVTGIPRVDEHYCPGSEGYLSPEYREAGRLSSKNDVYAFGVVLLEILTGIRVVNVNERNKKMNLVDKARPYLACEGKFKTVVNPKLLEQKYCPKGVQSILSDVPALALKCLDIEPEKRPSMRQVVEILEELNTIIK; encoded by the exons ATGTTCTTTGCTCACCTTTGGATTTACACCATTTTCATGGACAACAAAGCGTCCGAGACACGAGCCTTTAGCTGTGATATTGTAAATTTGGTGATTTTAGTACTTGCTATATTGGATATCATAGCCTACAAGCTCCGTGAACTTGATGAAGCTAAGTATGATGGGAAAGACAAGATGGTTTTGATGTCACCAGGGCAACTATGTCGTCGCTTTTCCCTTGATGAGATTTTGTGTGCGACGCACAACTTTGACAGCAAGTATCTGATAGGAAAGGGAGGCTCTGCGAAAGTCTACAAAGGAATGATTGATAATGGAGAAACTCCAGTTGCTATAAAGAGATTGAGTTTTGTTTCCAAAGAAGCTGGAGGCTCAGTGTTCTCAACCGAAATTGAGATGCTTTCCAGGTTCAGGCACAGTCAATTGGTGTCCCTTATTGGTTATTGTGATGAATCGCGTGAAATGATCCTTGTGTTTGAGTATATTCCCAGTGGTACACTGTCTGATCACCTGCATCGGAGTTTtgaaaaaggttatgactcCTTGTCATGGATTCAGCGGTTAAGGATATGTATTGGAGCCGCGCAGGGCTTGAACTACCTTCACACGGGTACGAGCACTCATCAAAGAGTGATACACCGTGATGTGAAGAGTACGAATATTTTGTTGGATGACAACTTGGAAGCTAAAATTGCAGATTTTGGAATTTCCAAGATTGCCGAATTGAATCAGGGATGCTCTTGTGTGAGTACTGCTGTCAGGGGCACATTCGGGTATATGGATCCAGCATATTTTTCGACTGGCAGATTGACACGGAAATCAGATGTGTATGCGTTTGGAGTTGTGTTGTTTGAAGTTTTGTCTGGTAGAAGAGCAGTGGATTTAAGTCGCGATGATGAGCAATCGGGTTTAGCTGGATGGGCACAAAACTGTGTCAATGAGGGAAGGATAAGTGAGATCATTGATGCTAATCTGGAGACgcaaatttcagaaaattcttTATTGGCTTTCGTGAAAATTGCATACCGATGCCTAGATAGGAAGCCCAGTTGCAGACCAACGATGGCCGAAGTTGTGGTAGTTCTTGAGTTCTCATTGGCATTGCAAGAGAGTCCAGATTCTAGTCGTGTTGTTGGGGCAATTCCTAGTGATAGTGTACAGAATTCTACAGCAGTGGAGGTAGTGTATGGCGCACATCAAATGAAGCCGTTTGAGATGAATCGGACTAGGATAACGTTCTCAAGGAAGGTCTTCCAGATACTTTCAACTCCTATACGAGCATTATCTG TGCATAGTAGTAATGCAAAAAATTCCAGCTACAACAGAAGCAAAAACAGTGTGTTCAGTAACCGAGTGAGACTGAACAAAATTCGCGCATGGCTAGAAACAAACAAAATTGACGTTTATCCAGAGGCAAAGGGCCTCATGATGACTGCAAACGTAAGGAGGTTCAACTTAGCTGAATTGTGTAGCGCAACTAGAGGCTTTAGTCCAGATATGCTGTTGGCTACTGGAAAACGTGGAAGGTTTTATATTGGTTGGCTTGACGAAGACACGTATGCCCCCTCAAGTACTGGCACTGGAATGGCAGTTGTCATTAGAAGATATAATCTCGACATATTTAGAGCTATGCAG ATGGAGGTGGATCTGTGTGGAAGATATTCTCATCCGAATCTTGTTAAGCTTTTAGGATTCTGTTTAGAAGGCCAGGAGTTCCTGCTTTGTTTTGAATACTCAACAAAGGGAAACTTAGAGAGATATGCATACAAAG AAAATGGGAAATCACTTTCCTGGGTTATTTGGCTCAAAATATTGTTAGGAGCAGCTCGATATCTTGCTTTTCTCCATTGCTCAGAGGATCATGTCATCTATGGCGACTTTAAGCTGGCTCATGTGTTGCTGGACGAG GGATTCAATCCAAAGGTATACATTAGTGGAGGCGCAAGATTTGCTCCTGCAGATGGTGATATGCTTGTAACAGGCATTCCTCGTGTAGATGAACACTATTGTCCAGGATCAGAGGGCTATTTATCTCCAGAATACAGAGAAGCGG GCCGGTTGAGCTCAAAGAACGATGTGTATGCTTTCGGCGTGGTGTTATTAGAAATACTGACAGGAATCAGAGTGGTCAATGTTAATGAAAGGAATAAGAAGATGAATTTGGTGGATAAGGCCAGACCTTATCTAGCCTGCGAAGGAAAGTTTAAGACGGTGGTAAACCCGAAGCTGCTAGAGCAGAAGTATTGTCCAAAGGGAGTACAGTCAATTTTATCAGATGTTCCAGCACTGGCATTAAAATGCCTTGATATTGAGCCTGAAAAACGCCCCTCAATGAGACAAGTTGTGGAGATCTTAGAAGAACTCAATACCATTATAAAGTAA
- the LOC108199844 gene encoding receptor like protein kinase S.2-like isoform X1 translates to MFFAHLWIYTIFMDNKASETRAFSCDIVNLVILVLAILDIIAYKLRELDEAKYDGKDKMVLMSPGQLCRRFSLDEILCATHNFDSKYLIGKGGSAKVYKGMIDNGETPVAIKRLSFVSKEAGGSVFSTEIEMLSRFRHSQLVSLIGYCDESREMILVFEYIPSGTLSDHLHRSFEKGYDSLSWIQRLRICIGAAQGLNYLHTGTSTHQRVIHRDVKSTNILLDDNLEAKIADFGISKIAELNQGCSCVSTAVRGTFGYMDPAYFSTGRLTRKSDVYAFGVVLFEVLSGRRAVDLSRDDEQSGLAGWAQNCVNEGRISEIIDANLETQISENSLLAFVKIAYRCLDRKPSCRPTMAEVVVVLEFSLALQESPDSSRVVGAIPSDSVQNSTAVEVVYGAHQMKPFEMNRTRITFSRKVFQILSTPIRALSVHSSNAKNSSYNRSKNSVFSNRVRLNKIRAWLETNKIDVYPEAKGLMMTANVRRFNLAELCSATRGFSPDMLLATGKRGRFYIGWLDEDTYAPSSTGTGMAVVIRRYNLDIFRAMQEMEVDLCGRYSHPNLVKLLGFCLEGQEFLLCFEYSTKGNLERYAYKENGKSLSWVIWLKILLGAARYLAFLHCSEDHVIYGDFKLAHVLLDEGFNPKVYISGGARFAPADGDMLVTGIPRVDEHYCPGSEGYLSPEYREAGRLSSKNDVYAFGVVLLEILTGIRVVNVNERNKKMNLVDKARPYLACEGKFKTVVNPKLLEQKYCPKGVQSILSDVPALALKCLDIEPEKRPSMRQVVEILEELNTIIK, encoded by the exons ATGTTCTTTGCTCACCTTTGGATTTACACCATTTTCATGGACAACAAAGCGTCCGAGACACGAGCCTTTAGCTGTGATATTGTAAATTTGGTGATTTTAGTACTTGCTATATTGGATATCATAGCCTACAAGCTCCGTGAACTTGATGAAGCTAAGTATGATGGGAAAGACAAGATGGTTTTGATGTCACCAGGGCAACTATGTCGTCGCTTTTCCCTTGATGAGATTTTGTGTGCGACGCACAACTTTGACAGCAAGTATCTGATAGGAAAGGGAGGCTCTGCGAAAGTCTACAAAGGAATGATTGATAATGGAGAAACTCCAGTTGCTATAAAGAGATTGAGTTTTGTTTCCAAAGAAGCTGGAGGCTCAGTGTTCTCAACCGAAATTGAGATGCTTTCCAGGTTCAGGCACAGTCAATTGGTGTCCCTTATTGGTTATTGTGATGAATCGCGTGAAATGATCCTTGTGTTTGAGTATATTCCCAGTGGTACACTGTCTGATCACCTGCATCGGAGTTTtgaaaaaggttatgactcCTTGTCATGGATTCAGCGGTTAAGGATATGTATTGGAGCCGCGCAGGGCTTGAACTACCTTCACACGGGTACGAGCACTCATCAAAGAGTGATACACCGTGATGTGAAGAGTACGAATATTTTGTTGGATGACAACTTGGAAGCTAAAATTGCAGATTTTGGAATTTCCAAGATTGCCGAATTGAATCAGGGATGCTCTTGTGTGAGTACTGCTGTCAGGGGCACATTCGGGTATATGGATCCAGCATATTTTTCGACTGGCAGATTGACACGGAAATCAGATGTGTATGCGTTTGGAGTTGTGTTGTTTGAAGTTTTGTCTGGTAGAAGAGCAGTGGATTTAAGTCGCGATGATGAGCAATCGGGTTTAGCTGGATGGGCACAAAACTGTGTCAATGAGGGAAGGATAAGTGAGATCATTGATGCTAATCTGGAGACgcaaatttcagaaaattcttTATTGGCTTTCGTGAAAATTGCATACCGATGCCTAGATAGGAAGCCCAGTTGCAGACCAACGATGGCCGAAGTTGTGGTAGTTCTTGAGTTCTCATTGGCATTGCAAGAGAGTCCAGATTCTAGTCGTGTTGTTGGGGCAATTCCTAGTGATAGTGTACAGAATTCTACAGCAGTGGAGGTAGTGTATGGCGCACATCAAATGAAGCCGTTTGAGATGAATCGGACTAGGATAACGTTCTCAAGGAAGGTCTTCCAGATACTTTCAACTCCTATACGAGCATTATCTG TGCATAGTAGTAATGCAAAAAATTCCAGCTACAACAGAAGCAAAAACAGTGTGTTCAGTAACCGAGTGAGACTGAACAAAATTCGCGCATGGCTAGAAACAAACAAAATTGACGTTTATCCAGAGGCAAAGGGCCTCATGATGACTGCAAACGTAAGGAGGTTCAACTTAGCTGAATTGTGTAGCGCAACTAGAGGCTTTAGTCCAGATATGCTGTTGGCTACTGGAAAACGTGGAAGGTTTTATATTGGTTGGCTTGACGAAGACACGTATGCCCCCTCAAGTACTGGCACTGGAATGGCAGTTGTCATTAGAAGATATAATCTCGACATATTTAGAGCTATGCAG GAGATGGAGGTGGATCTGTGTGGAAGATATTCTCATCCGAATCTTGTTAAGCTTTTAGGATTCTGTTTAGAAGGCCAGGAGTTCCTGCTTTGTTTTGAATACTCAACAAAGGGAAACTTAGAGAGATATGCATACAAAG AAAATGGGAAATCACTTTCCTGGGTTATTTGGCTCAAAATATTGTTAGGAGCAGCTCGATATCTTGCTTTTCTCCATTGCTCAGAGGATCATGTCATCTATGGCGACTTTAAGCTGGCTCATGTGTTGCTGGACGAG GGATTCAATCCAAAGGTATACATTAGTGGAGGCGCAAGATTTGCTCCTGCAGATGGTGATATGCTTGTAACAGGCATTCCTCGTGTAGATGAACACTATTGTCCAGGATCAGAGGGCTATTTATCTCCAGAATACAGAGAAGCGG GCCGGTTGAGCTCAAAGAACGATGTGTATGCTTTCGGCGTGGTGTTATTAGAAATACTGACAGGAATCAGAGTGGTCAATGTTAATGAAAGGAATAAGAAGATGAATTTGGTGGATAAGGCCAGACCTTATCTAGCCTGCGAAGGAAAGTTTAAGACGGTGGTAAACCCGAAGCTGCTAGAGCAGAAGTATTGTCCAAAGGGAGTACAGTCAATTTTATCAGATGTTCCAGCACTGGCATTAAAATGCCTTGATATTGAGCCTGAAAAACGCCCCTCAATGAGACAAGTTGTGGAGATCTTAGAAGAACTCAATACCATTATAAAGTAA
- the LOC108197581 gene encoding E3 ubiquitin-protein ligase RHF1A-like has product MSDSISSPPPIISSAADDIAGDDVCSICLEPFNFTHDPPSVTNCKHEYHLQCILEWSQRSKECPICWQILSLKDPASQELLDAVENERILRSRLEAPQINEHEDSPYVDASEFDEHIIRNFAAAASRLRHANRRRRQRSAGTGPSQVHLSAREEFQYFGSEPSQVNSEVYIPSTFFIDPTPPNMSSSVGNVVSHTIDTRDATVEPRQQPPGSPPNSNISESISFPETIKSKISAASARYKDSFSKGTRGFKEKLFARNSSVKELSREVHREMSAGIAGVARMIERLDFASKRTGAPAPSSKNDGGITNLTSKGKGVDQSHHETTRETTDDVSSDPIEVRPAVSLQIKN; this is encoded by the exons ATGTCCGATTCTATTTCTTCGCCGCCCCCGATCATATCCTCCGCCGCCGACGACATTGCCGGCGATGATGTCTGCAGTATCTGTCTCGAGCCTTTCAATTTCACTCATGATCCTCCCTCT GTGACGAACTGCAAGCATGAGTATCATCTCCAGTGCATTCTTGAATG GTCACAAAGAAGTAAAGAATGCCCAATTTGCTGGCAGATTCTTTCCTTGAAGGATCCGGCAAG CCAAGAACTTTTAGATGCAGTGGAAAATGAGAGGATCCTGAGATCAAGACTCGAGGCTCCCCAGATTAATGAACATGAG GATTCTCCATACGTGGATGCTTCTGAATTTGATGAGCATATTATTAGAAATTTTGCTGCTGCAGCAAGCAGACTTCGTCATGCTAACAGAAGACGAAGACAGAGGTCTGCTGGAACAGGTCCATCACAAGTCCATCTCTCGGCACGAGAGGAGTTTCAATATTTTGGCAGTGAGCCATCACAAGTTAATTCAGAAGTATATATCCCGTCAACTTTTTTTATAGATCCAACTCCACCAAACATGTCCTCGTCAGTTGGGAATGTTGTTTCTCATACTATTGACACCAGAGATGCTACAGTTGAGCCCAG ACAGCAACCACCTGGTAGTCCTCCAAATTCAAACATTTCAGAGTCCATCAGTTTTCCGGAGACTATTAAATCTAAAATATCTGCTGCCTCAGCCAG GTATAAGGACTCATTCTCAAAAGGCACACGGGGTTTTAAGGAAAAATTGTTTGCTCGCAATAGCTCAGTTAAGGAACTGAGCAGAGAAGTTCATCGTGAGATGAGTGCAGGTATAGCTGGTGTTGCGAGGATGATCGAGCGCCTAGATTTTGCCTCTAAAAGAACAGGAGCGCCTGCTCCTTCATCAAAAAATGATGGTGGAATCACAAACTTGACTTCTAAAGGCAAAGGTGTAGATCAATCTCATCATGAAACCACCAGAGAGACTACTGATGACGTTAGTTCAGATCCAATTGAAGTCCGCCCTGCAGTTTCACTACAG ATTAAAAACTGA